TGTCATCCGCATCGCCTACCAGACGCTGGCCGCTGTCTTGGGCGGAGCCCAGTCCATACACGCCAACGGCTACGATGAAGCGGTGTGCCTGCCGACGGAACAAGCCATGCTGCTGGCCATTCGGACTGAGCAGATAGTGGGGCTCGAGTCCGGCGTTACCAATACCATAGACCCGCTCGGAGGTTCCTACTATGTTGAGTCCCTGACCAATGAGATTGAGAAGAGGGCATGGGAGTATATCAAGAAGATCGAAGACCAGGGCGGTCTTTTGAAGGCCATCACCAATGGATGGATTCACCGGGAGTACAAGCAGGCCATAATTGACTACGACCACAAACTGAAGTCCGGCGAACTTACCATTGTGGGCGTCAACAAGTTCCGCCTCGATCCGGACAAGGTGCCCTACAAGGTGCCCATCTTCAAGTCAGATCGTACCTCCGTCGAGTTTCTCAAGCAAAGGATCAAGAAGCTCAGAGAGACCAGGGACAAAGCCAAGCACGCCCAGGCCATGAAGAAGCTGGACGAAGTCCTCCGCAGCGACGCCAACTCTGTCCCGGCTATCAATGAAGCGGTGGAAGCACACGCTACCCCTGGAGAGTTGGGGGCGGCTGTGATGAAGGTCTACGGCAAGTGGACCTACCCGATCGGTGTCTAGGGAAGGAGAAGAAGCAATGACTCAGAAGAAAGTCAGAGTTCTAATGGCCAAGCCGGGGCTGGAGGGTCACTGGCGCGGATTGATTTCCGTCAGCCAGGCTTTCAAGGACGCCGGCTTTGAAGTGGTATACGGTG
The sequence above is drawn from the Chloroflexota bacterium genome and encodes:
- a CDS encoding methylmalonyl-CoA mutase family protein, producing VIRIAYQTLAAVLGGAQSIHANGYDEAVCLPTEQAMLLAIRTEQIVGLESGVTNTIDPLGGSYYVESLTNEIEKRAWEYIKKIEDQGGLLKAITNGWIHREYKQAIIDYDHKLKSGELTIVGVNKFRLDPDKVPYKVPIFKSDRTSVEFLKQRIKKLRETRDKAKHAQAMKKLDEVLRSDANSVPAINEAVEAHATPGELGAAVMKVYGKWTYPIGV